The proteins below come from a single Tachypleus tridentatus isolate NWPU-2018 chromosome 13, ASM421037v1, whole genome shotgun sequence genomic window:
- the LOC143239067 gene encoding uncharacterized protein LOC143239067, producing the protein MSGESAQEFQKSNGSPKPPCKGYGKTQKKYFCRIILFRAWVVTAIFLFATGMVLLIFGAIYWKKSIGMFLGGAFCLVLAVPVTAFYLWCTYCYGDSQEIPQHMESGQLSIEKDISTLESPGFYKQNFTETKTDVPVEPLVAMTSIMSSSNSDENEQCFRDTSTSREPESNKSSATSTPDILTRRFLLSKVNFAPLASVETLTPSLRSSFASISTAI; encoded by the exons ATGAGTGGCGAATCAGCACAGGAGTTTCAAAAATCAAACGGATCTCCTAAACCACCTTGTAAAGGATATGGTAAAACTCAGAAGAAATACTTTTGCAGAATAATACTCTTCAGGGCATGGGTAGTGActgcaatatttttatttgctacAGGAATGGTTTTACTCATTTTCGGAGCAATTTACTGGAAGAAAAGTATAGGTATGTTTCTAGGTGGCGCTTTCTGTCTAGTTTTAGCGGTGCCTGTCACGGCATTTTATCTCTGGTGCACTTATTGTTATGGTGACAGTCAAGAAATCCCACAGCACATGGAAAGCGGACAGCTATCAATTGAAAAAGATATATCAACTCTTGAATCTCCTGGTTTTTACAAGCAGAACTTCACAGAAACAAAGACAGATGTCCCTGTGGAACCGCTTGTTGCCATGACGTCCATCATGTCATCTTCAAATTCTgatgaaaatgaacaatgttttaGAGATACGAGCACTTCACGTGAGCCAGAAAGCAATAAAAGTAGCGCTACTTCAACTCCTGACATTTTAACTCGAAG gtTTCTGTTGAGTAAGGTTAATTTTGCACCGTTGGCCAGTGTCGAAACTCTTACTCCGTCTTTGAGGTCATCATTTGCAAGCATAAGCACCGCCATCTAG